The Desulfohalovibrio reitneri genome contains a region encoding:
- a CDS encoding ISL3 family transposase: MRDIDFYAQILGIDHPWHVDDVKLQTGAGRVDVWIDHEPGALWSCPECGRELACRDHAEERTWRHLDTCQFKTFLHARIPRVNCPDHGVRQAQVPWAAPHSRFTLLMERMAIDVITACSTIEGARRLLRISWDETWGIMERAVKRGLSRKEQRNIHYLGVDEKAFRKGHKYMTVVCDLMRGTVEHVAEDRRTASLEAYYQSLSSEQLEAVRAVSMDMWQPYFSATMKWIPEASRKIVFDRFHVMQHVGKAVDTVRRQEHKALMAEGESILKGTRYLWLYGESRLPDKHRPRFDDLKQANLKTAKAWAMKESLQDLWGYMSPGWAKRFLEKWCGWATRSRITPMKKVAQTLRAHMDNVVTFCRHRITNAVAEGLNSKIMAIKRRACGYRNKEHFKTAIYFFCGGLDLYPACKTGATH, translated from the coding sequence ATGAGGGACATCGATTTCTATGCTCAGATTCTTGGCATTGACCACCCCTGGCATGTGGATGACGTGAAGCTCCAGACTGGGGCTGGGCGAGTGGATGTGTGGATCGATCATGAGCCTGGCGCTCTTTGGTCTTGCCCAGAGTGCGGGCGAGAGTTGGCTTGCCGGGATCATGCCGAAGAACGGACATGGAGACATCTAGATACCTGCCAGTTCAAGACATTTCTTCATGCACGTATTCCACGAGTTAACTGTCCTGATCACGGCGTACGCCAAGCACAGGTCCCCTGGGCCGCTCCCCATTCTCGTTTCACCCTGCTCATGGAGCGCATGGCCATTGACGTGATTACGGCCTGTTCGACCATCGAAGGTGCACGCAGGCTGTTGCGTATTTCCTGGGACGAGACCTGGGGGATCATGGAACGAGCCGTCAAAAGAGGCTTGAGCCGCAAGGAACAGCGCAATATCCACTACCTCGGGGTGGACGAGAAGGCTTTCCGCAAGGGACACAAGTACATGACCGTCGTCTGCGATCTGATGAGGGGCACAGTTGAGCATGTTGCTGAAGATCGCCGAACGGCGAGCCTCGAGGCGTATTATCAAAGCCTGAGTAGCGAGCAGCTGGAAGCAGTGCGGGCCGTGAGCATGGACATGTGGCAGCCGTATTTTTCGGCCACTATGAAGTGGATCCCTGAGGCAAGCCGGAAAATCGTCTTTGACCGTTTCCACGTCATGCAACACGTGGGGAAAGCGGTGGACACTGTCCGGCGTCAGGAACACAAGGCCCTGATGGCCGAAGGGGAGTCAATCCTCAAGGGCACCAGATACCTGTGGCTTTACGGCGAAAGCCGTCTGCCGGATAAGCACAGACCTCGGTTCGATGACCTCAAGCAGGCCAACCTGAAGACGGCCAAAGCCTGGGCCATGAAGGAAAGCCTGCAGGATCTGTGGGGCTACATGAGCCCTGGCTGGGCAAAGAGGTTCCTGGAGAAATGGTGCGGTTGGGCCACGCGATCCCGGATCACGCCGATGAAGAAGGTGGCCCAGACCTTGAGAGCTCACATGGACAACGTGGTGACCTTTTGCCGGCATCGAATCACCAACGCCGTGGCCGAGGGACTGAACAGCAAGATCATGGCAATCAAACGCCGAGCTTGCGGCTACAGGAACAAAGAGCACTTCAAGACGGCGATCTACTTCTTCTGTGGTGGATTGGACCTCTATCCGGCCTGCAAAACCGGAGCCACCCACTGA
- a CDS encoding Fic family protein, translating into MRKSPVRYHLGKFPPTNIDLERLFPLIGPATIALGRYDGLLSAIPNKHVLLSPLTTQEAVLSSKIEGTNVTIGEVLEIEAGGESERMTQPKRDDAEEVLNYRKAMMACTKEMEQRPLSQHILRAAHDILMRGVRGRNKSPGQYRKEQNWIGSKGCTIEEASFVPIPPEHLQNGMDDWERYIQSENVFDALVQLAVMHVEFEALHPFEDGNGRLGRMLIPLFLYQRKLLSSPDFYMSGYLEENRDEYLECLRAVSRDDAWTDWCIFFLKGITEQANANDRKARAILQLYERLKTHVVDVTHSQQVLPGFQWVAPVLQAG; encoded by the coding sequence ATGCGCAAATCCCCCGTTCGCTATCATCTTGGAAAATTTCCACCAACCAATATTGACCTTGAAAGGCTTTTTCCTCTTATCGGCCCAGCAACTATTGCGCTAGGTAGATACGATGGCCTCCTTTCAGCTATTCCCAACAAACATGTCCTGCTCTCTCCTCTGACAACCCAAGAGGCTGTTCTTTCATCAAAAATCGAGGGAACAAATGTAACTATAGGTGAGGTTCTGGAGATTGAAGCGGGGGGTGAATCCGAACGCATGACACAGCCCAAGAGGGATGATGCCGAGGAGGTACTGAATTATCGCAAGGCCATGATGGCTTGCACCAAAGAAATGGAACAAAGGCCTCTTTCCCAACATATCCTTAGAGCGGCGCATGACATTTTGATGCGTGGTGTCCGTGGCAGAAACAAATCACCTGGACAATACCGCAAAGAGCAAAACTGGATTGGTTCAAAGGGGTGTACCATCGAAGAAGCGAGCTTTGTTCCGATCCCTCCTGAGCATCTTCAAAATGGCATGGACGACTGGGAAAGGTATATACAAAGTGAAAATGTGTTTGATGCGCTTGTCCAACTAGCCGTTATGCACGTCGAATTCGAAGCGCTGCATCCATTTGAAGATGGAAACGGCAGACTCGGACGAATGCTCATTCCACTTTTTTTGTATCAACGAAAGCTGCTATCCAGCCCGGATTTTTATATGAGTGGCTATCTTGAAGAGAACCGCGATGAATATTTGGAATGTTTACGGGCTGTCTCGCGTGATGATGCCTGGACCGATTGGTGTATTTTTTTCCTCAAAGGCATCACTGAACAGGCGAACGCCAACGACCGGAAAGCCCGCGCGATTCTCCAACTCTATGAAAGACTCAAAACGCACGTTGTGGATGTCACACATTCCCAGCAGGTCCTTCCGGGATTTCAGTGGGTGGCTCCGGTTTTGCAGGCCGGATAG